The Pseudomonas kermanshahensis genome includes a window with the following:
- a CDS encoding D-amino acid dehydrogenase — MKHEVTVIGGGVIGLATAYALVREGLSVALIEARDSLASATSFANGGQLSYRYVAPLADAGVPWQALGWMLQGDSPLRLRLRFDPAQWRWLLAFMMACRSRVNARNGAQLLALALESQAALARWREEDGLTDFAWRRNGKLVAFRSERAFNQGRRRLLDPINQRVLDAAELKALEPALAGGPFVGGVLTPDEEVADCHRFCVRLAERLRASGQCQFLLGKPVTQLVAHHDRVVALQLGSEQVDVQRLVLCAGHRSAGLALPGLKLPVYPLKGYSLTAPIAPEHRAPEVSVTDYERKIVYARLDRQLRVAAMVDIVGYDESVDARRLDSMRRLALDTLPNAADYGQAVEWAGMRPATPTGVPIIGATAYRNLWLNLGHGALGFTLACGSGERLARILR; from the coding sequence ATGAAGCACGAGGTGACGGTCATTGGAGGGGGTGTCATTGGCCTGGCGACGGCCTATGCGCTGGTGCGCGAAGGGCTGTCGGTAGCGCTGATCGAGGCGCGTGACAGCCTGGCGTCTGCCACCAGTTTCGCCAATGGCGGGCAGTTGTCATACCGCTATGTGGCGCCATTGGCCGATGCCGGTGTGCCGTGGCAGGCACTGGGCTGGATGCTGCAGGGGGATTCGCCGCTGCGTTTGCGGTTGCGATTCGACCCGGCGCAGTGGCGTTGGTTACTGGCGTTCATGATGGCCTGTCGCAGCCGTGTCAATGCTCGCAATGGCGCACAACTGCTGGCGTTGGCGCTGGAAAGCCAAGCCGCCCTGGCGCGCTGGCGCGAGGAGGATGGGCTGACGGATTTTGCCTGGCGGCGTAACGGCAAGCTGGTCGCCTTTCGCAGTGAGCGGGCGTTCAACCAAGGGCGCAGGCGCCTGCTCGATCCAATCAACCAACGCGTGCTCGATGCCGCCGAGCTCAAAGCCCTGGAGCCGGCCTTGGCCGGGGGGCCGTTCGTGGGGGGCGTGCTCACACCTGATGAGGAAGTCGCCGACTGTCACCGCTTCTGTGTACGCCTGGCCGAGCGTTTGCGCGCATCCGGGCAGTGCCAGTTTTTGCTCGGTAAGCCAGTGACTCAGCTGGTCGCACATCACGATCGGGTGGTTGCGTTGCAATTGGGCAGCGAGCAGGTGGATGTGCAGCGCCTGGTGCTGTGTGCGGGTCATCGCAGTGCGGGGTTGGCGCTACCGGGTTTGAAGTTGCCGGTCTATCCGCTGAAGGGCTACAGCCTGACTGCGCCGATTGCCCCTGAGCATCGGGCGCCGGAGGTCAGTGTTACCGACTACGAGCGCAAGATCGTCTATGCGCGCCTGGACCGCCAGCTGCGGGTTGCGGCGATGGTGGATATCGTCGGTTACGATGAATCGGTGGATGCGCGCCGACTCGACAGCATGCGCCGGCTGGCGCTGGATACGCTGCCCAACGCCGCCGACTACGGGCAGGCGGTGGAATGGGCGGGGATGCGGCCAGCGACGCCTACCGGGGTGCCGATCATTGGGGCGACGGCGTATCGGAACCTGTGGCTGAACCTGGGGCATGGGGCACTGGGTTTTACGTTGGCCTGTGGCAGTGGGGAGCGGTTGGCCAGGATATTGCGCTGA
- a CDS encoding aspartate/glutamate racemase family protein, which yields MRILIANVNTTEAITEAIAEQARAVAASGTEIIGLTPWFGAESVEGNFESYLAAIAVMDRVLAYDGPYDAVIQAGYGEHGREGLQELLNVPVVDITDAAASTAMYLGHAYSVVTTLDRTVPLIEDRLRLSGLYDRCASVRASGLAVLELEADPQRAVEAIVEQAERAVRDDKAEVICLGCGGMAGLDEQIRQRTGVPVVDGVSAAVTIAESLVRMGLSTSKVRTYATPRVKKVVGWPMRFGR from the coding sequence ATGCGTATTCTGATTGCCAACGTCAACACCACCGAAGCCATCACCGAGGCCATCGCCGAGCAGGCGCGCGCCGTTGCAGCATCAGGTACCGAAATCATCGGCCTGACCCCGTGGTTTGGCGCCGAGTCGGTGGAGGGCAACTTTGAAAGCTACCTGGCGGCCATCGCGGTGATGGACCGGGTGCTGGCCTACGATGGGCCCTACGATGCAGTGATTCAGGCCGGCTACGGTGAGCACGGCCGCGAAGGCCTGCAAGAGCTGCTGAACGTCCCCGTGGTGGACATCACCGATGCCGCCGCCAGCACGGCCATGTACCTGGGCCACGCCTACTCGGTGGTGACCACCCTGGACCGCACCGTGCCCTTGATCGAAGACCGCTTGCGGCTTTCCGGCTTGTACGACCGCTGCGCGTCGGTGCGCGCCAGTGGCCTGGCCGTGCTCGAACTGGAGGCCGACCCGCAGCGTGCCGTGGAAGCCATCGTCGAGCAGGCCGAGCGCGCTGTGCGCGACGACAAGGCCGAGGTGATCTGCCTGGGTTGCGGAGGCATGGCGGGGCTGGATGAGCAGATCCGTCAACGCACCGGCGTGCCGGTGGTGGACGGTGTAAGTGCGGCGGTGACCATTGCCGAGTCGCTGGTGCGGATGGGGTTGAGTACGTCGAAGGTGCGGACCTACGCCACACCGAGGGTGAAGAAAGTGGTGGGCTGGCCGATGCGCTTCGGGCGTTAA
- a CDS encoding Lrp/AsnC family transcriptional regulator, translating to MTDAIDQLLINALMEDSRRSLKALAQISGLSAPSVSERLRRLEERGVLRGYTVDVDPRSFGYQLQAIVRIRPLPGQLQEVERQIIAIPEFTECDKVTGEDCFIARLHVRSMEQLDTLLDRINVLAETNTAIIKKSPVKRRLPPMG from the coding sequence ATGACCGATGCTATCGACCAACTGCTGATCAACGCGTTGATGGAAGACTCGCGGCGCTCACTCAAGGCCCTGGCGCAGATCAGTGGCTTGTCTGCCCCCAGCGTCAGCGAGCGCTTGCGCCGCCTGGAAGAACGCGGCGTCTTGCGCGGTTACACCGTGGATGTCGACCCACGCAGTTTTGGTTACCAGTTGCAGGCGATCGTGCGTATCCGCCCGCTGCCGGGGCAGTTGCAGGAAGTGGAGCGGCAGATCATTGCGATCCCTGAATTCACCGAATGCGACAAGGTGACCGGCGAGGACTGCTTCATTGCGCGTTTGCATGTGCGCTCGATGGAACAGCTTGACACCCTGCTCGACCGGATCAATGTGCTGGCCGAAACCAACACCGCGATCATCAAGAAGAGCCCGGTGAAGCGACGCCTGCCGCCGATGGGCTGA
- a CDS encoding alginate lyase family protein encodes MRKFLLISALTLAGLSTANSANSQSLSPTVGLPLNHPGILVDTALLNLVKARLDTQPWKDAFAQAKHSKWAAEDYKATPFAKVECGSGSTNPRVGCFEEMDDAAATYTQALLWSYTGNPQYAANVRSILLAWATTLTGGHQASNGPLQAAWTAALFTRGLEIVDEGYTGWLPDERAKVKKMLTEQHLPTIRQMFISGSLCHNKNWHATAIEAMANIGIVTDDRALFDEAIGRWHQLVPAYIYDEQNDNRPPNAPWCRLDDDRIKAHWHFPTHYVKGLSQETCRDLAHTSMGLAAIINVAETARLQGVDLYSKEQQRIVAALELHSAQMNGHIPQPLCEGPIRENISGTFEIAYNHYALRKGVNLPETQTFLAKKRPQVGAFHLRWETLTHGLTGSLQGNR; translated from the coding sequence ATGCGTAAATTCCTTTTAATCTCCGCCCTCACCCTTGCAGGCCTCAGCACGGCCAATTCTGCAAACTCCCAAAGCCTTTCGCCGACTGTCGGTCTGCCACTGAACCACCCTGGCATCCTGGTTGACACCGCACTTTTGAATCTCGTCAAAGCCCGATTAGACACGCAGCCTTGGAAGGATGCCTTTGCGCAAGCCAAGCACAGTAAATGGGCCGCTGAGGACTACAAGGCCACCCCCTTCGCCAAGGTTGAATGCGGCTCGGGCTCCACTAACCCACGCGTTGGCTGCTTTGAAGAAATGGATGACGCAGCGGCGACGTACACACAGGCGTTGCTGTGGTCGTATACCGGTAATCCTCAATATGCCGCGAACGTCAGAAGCATTCTGCTGGCGTGGGCAACGACGCTGACGGGCGGACATCAGGCAAGTAATGGCCCATTGCAAGCTGCCTGGACCGCCGCACTCTTTACCCGGGGCCTTGAAATCGTCGATGAAGGCTACACCGGTTGGTTGCCGGATGAACGGGCGAAGGTTAAGAAAATGCTCACAGAGCAGCACCTCCCCACTATCAGGCAGATGTTCATCTCTGGCTCGCTGTGCCATAACAAGAACTGGCATGCCACCGCGATTGAGGCAATGGCCAATATCGGTATCGTCACGGATGACCGCGCGTTATTCGACGAAGCCATCGGGCGTTGGCATCAACTCGTACCTGCTTATATTTATGACGAGCAAAACGATAACAGGCCGCCCAATGCACCGTGGTGCAGGCTCGATGACGATCGCATCAAGGCCCACTGGCACTTTCCCACCCACTACGTGAAGGGCCTTAGCCAAGAAACCTGCCGTGACCTCGCCCACACTTCAATGGGCTTGGCAGCCATCATCAATGTCGCAGAAACCGCCAGGCTGCAGGGCGTCGATTTGTATAGCAAAGAGCAGCAACGCATCGTCGCAGCGCTGGAACTGCATAGCGCGCAGATGAATGGCCACATCCCGCAGCCGCTCTGCGAAGGGCCTATCCGCGAGAACATCAGCGGCACCTTCGAAATTGCCTACAACCATTACGCACTGCGCAAAGGGGTCAACCTGCCCGAGACGCAAACATTTCTGGCAAAAAAACGCCCACAAGTGGGCGCGTTTCACCTGCGCTGGGAAACGCTCACCCATGGGCTGACGGGCTCGCTGCAAGGCAATCGCTGA
- a CDS encoding mechanosensitive ion channel domain-containing protein, which yields MLRYLTTLLLGCLLSTHLLAADPAPTDAQPAEPEPVLQGGLLGALADGLDSAAQELDLDAHLVDAWRLRTDRAAKEVERLVDRHSASDSLTLAGNFILLTFTWAAAFAALTTLGRWGATRSARTAWLRERPRASSLLGYLLPYTLPALTSLPLTLYVSRFLDPSIARALGLSLAYATSSGLFSTSIILCLVTLFDAGHKRSAVAVIKRLAPRPLFLIGFLAAWSDALTSPQIARQLGGNITASIAVLTGLTATVIFASLVIRLRRPVAHLIRNRAFKDRLQHRAVQETLRIFSVVWYLPILLMILVSAIHLIGAGEESQKALQKALLTTVLLVSTVFLSTLLQHLLAPREADAGQRVRPYKELLRSLAHALLRIAMAVAFIELLGRIWGVSVIGFALSNRLGQAISNSLSSIGLILLVTWLLWVVLDTAIQEALKPAPGRRTARQPSTRVRTILPMLRNAIKVVLIVICTITTMANLGINVAPLLAGAGVIGLAIGFGSQQLVQDVITGLFILIEDTISIGDWVVLDSGHAGTVESLTIRTLRLRDGKGFVHSVPFGQIKAVTNQSRQFAYAFFSVQFTYDSDVDQSLALIHEVGQSISDDPLLRINLQGPLQVFGVDRMDLNGFVLTAQFRTISGGQYAVSRAFNERLKKRVDQTEQVSFAQVYPLPMRGVSA from the coding sequence GTGCTGCGCTACCTCACCACCCTGCTGCTCGGCTGCCTGCTGAGCACCCACCTGCTGGCGGCCGACCCCGCCCCCACCGACGCACAACCTGCCGAACCGGAGCCGGTACTTCAGGGCGGCCTGCTCGGTGCCTTGGCCGACGGCCTGGACAGTGCCGCCCAGGAGCTTGACCTGGATGCCCACTTGGTCGACGCCTGGCGCCTGCGCACTGACCGTGCAGCCAAGGAAGTGGAACGCCTGGTCGATCGCCATTCGGCCAGTGACTCGCTCACCCTGGCAGGTAACTTCATCCTGCTGACATTCACTTGGGCCGCGGCCTTCGCAGCGCTCACCACCCTTGGCCGCTGGGGCGCCACGCGCAGCGCCCGCACGGCATGGTTGCGCGAACGCCCACGTGCCAGCAGCCTGCTCGGCTACCTGCTGCCCTATACGCTTCCCGCCCTGACCAGCTTGCCGCTGACCTTGTATGTCAGCCGCTTTCTCGACCCATCGATCGCCCGCGCCCTGGGCCTGAGCCTGGCGTACGCCACCAGCAGCGGCCTGTTCTCTACCTCGATCATCCTGTGCCTGGTCACCCTGTTCGACGCGGGCCACAAACGTTCGGCCGTGGCAGTGATCAAACGCCTGGCACCGCGTCCGCTGTTCCTGATCGGCTTCCTGGCCGCCTGGAGCGATGCGCTGACCAGCCCGCAGATCGCCCGCCAGTTAGGCGGCAACATCACCGCCAGCATCGCGGTACTCACCGGCCTCACCGCCACGGTCATCTTTGCCAGCCTGGTGATTCGCCTGCGCCGCCCGGTTGCTCACCTGATCCGCAACCGCGCCTTCAAGGACCGCCTGCAACACCGGGCGGTGCAGGAAACCCTGCGCATCTTCTCGGTAGTGTGGTATTTGCCGATCCTGCTGATGATTCTGGTCTCGGCCATTCACCTGATCGGCGCTGGCGAAGAAAGCCAGAAGGCGCTGCAAAAAGCCTTGCTGACCACGGTGCTGCTGGTGTCCACGGTGTTTCTCAGTACTTTGCTGCAACACCTGTTGGCGCCCCGCGAAGCCGATGCTGGGCAACGGGTACGGCCTTACAAGGAACTGCTGCGCAGCCTGGCCCACGCGCTGCTGCGCATTGCCATGGCGGTGGCCTTCATCGAACTGCTGGGGCGTATCTGGGGCGTCTCGGTCATCGGCTTCGCCCTGAGCAACCGCCTGGGCCAGGCCATCAGCAATTCGCTGTCGAGCATCGGCCTGATCCTGCTGGTCACCTGGCTGCTCTGGGTGGTGCTCGACACCGCTATCCAGGAAGCACTCAAACCAGCGCCCGGGCGCCGTACCGCGCGCCAGCCGAGCACGCGGGTGCGGACCATCCTGCCCATGCTGCGCAATGCCATCAAAGTGGTGCTGATCGTCATCTGCACCATCACCACCATGGCCAACCTGGGCATCAACGTCGCGCCGCTGCTGGCCGGTGCCGGGGTGATCGGCCTGGCCATCGGCTTTGGCTCGCAGCAACTGGTGCAGGACGTGATCACCGGGCTGTTCATCCTGATCGAAGACACCATCTCGATCGGCGACTGGGTGGTGCTCGACTCTGGCCACGCCGGCACTGTCGAAAGCCTGACCATCCGTACCCTGCGCCTGCGCGACGGCAAGGGGTTTGTGCACTCGGTGCCGTTTGGCCAGATCAAGGCGGTCACCAACCAGTCGCGGCAGTTCGCCTATGCGTTTTTCTCGGTGCAATTCACCTACGACAGCGATGTGGACCAGTCGCTGGCGCTGATCCATGAGGTGGGGCAGTCAATCAGCGACGACCCGCTGCTGCGCATCAACCTGCAGGGGCCGTTGCAGGTATTCGGGGTCGACCGCATGGACTTGAACGGGTTTGTGCTGACGGCGCAGTTCCGCACCATTTCCGGTGGGCAGTATGCGGTGAGCCGCGCGTTCAACGAGCGGCTGAAGAAGCGGGTGGACCAGACGGAGCAGGTGAGCTTTGCCCAGGTGTATCCGCTGCCTATGCGTGGAGTTTCAGCGTGA
- a CDS encoding NCS1 family nucleobase:cation symporter-1: MRTSLDLAPELSVASSNPISTLAGPAPALELSPRLHNRDLAPTRAEGRRWGGYSIFALWTNDVHNIANYSFAMGLFALGLGGWQILVSLAIGAALVYFFMNLSGYMGQKTGVPFPVISRIAFGIHGAQIPALIRAVIAIAWFGIQTYLASVVLRVLLTAVWPQLAVHDQDSILGLSSLGWVCFVAIWLVQLVILAYGMEMVRRYEAFAGPVILLTVASLAVFMYFKADARIAWSVAAPLTGYEMWRNIFAGGALWLAIYGTLVLNFCDFARSSPCRKTIRVGNFWGLPVNILVFAMITVVLCGAQFQINGQIIDSPTQIVASIPNTPFLVLGCLAFLIVTVAVNIMANFVAPAFVLSNLAPRHLNFRRAGLISATLAVLILPWNLYNSPLVIVYFLSGLGALLGPLYGVIMADYWLLRKGCINVPQLYSEDPAGAYHYTKGINLRAVAAFVPAALLAIVLALVPNFHSVAPFSWLIGAGIAAALYLLIAPRNRHYLDVSGECIAVDHSSH; the protein is encoded by the coding sequence ATGCGTACAAGCCTCGACCTTGCCCCTGAACTTTCCGTCGCCAGCAGCAACCCCATCTCCACACTTGCCGGCCCTGCGCCAGCACTTGAACTGAGCCCACGCCTGCATAACCGCGACCTCGCCCCAACACGCGCCGAAGGTCGGCGCTGGGGCGGTTACAGCATCTTTGCGTTATGGACCAACGATGTGCACAACATCGCCAACTACTCGTTCGCCATGGGGCTGTTTGCCCTCGGGCTGGGCGGCTGGCAGATACTGGTGTCGCTGGCCATTGGTGCGGCGCTGGTGTACTTCTTCATGAACCTGTCCGGTTACATGGGGCAAAAGACCGGCGTACCGTTTCCGGTCATCAGCCGCATTGCCTTCGGTATCCATGGCGCGCAAATACCGGCGTTGATCCGCGCGGTCATTGCCATTGCCTGGTTCGGCATCCAAACCTACCTGGCCTCGGTCGTGCTGCGCGTGCTGCTGACCGCCGTATGGCCGCAACTGGCCGTCCACGACCAGGACAGCATCCTTGGCCTGTCGAGCCTGGGCTGGGTCTGCTTCGTGGCGATCTGGCTGGTGCAGTTGGTGATCCTCGCCTACGGCATGGAGATGGTACGCCGCTACGAGGCCTTCGCCGGCCCGGTGATCCTGCTCACCGTCGCCAGCCTGGCGGTGTTCATGTACTTCAAGGCCGACGCGCGTATCGCCTGGTCGGTGGCGGCGCCGCTGACCGGTTACGAGATGTGGCGCAACATCTTCGCGGGCGGTGCCCTGTGGTTGGCGATCTACGGCACCCTGGTGCTCAACTTCTGCGACTTCGCCCGCTCTTCGCCCTGCCGCAAGACCATCCGCGTCGGTAACTTCTGGGGCTTGCCGGTGAATATCCTGGTGTTCGCGATGATCACCGTGGTGCTGTGCGGCGCGCAGTTCCAGATCAACGGCCAGATCATCGACAGCCCGACGCAGATCGTCGCCAGCATCCCCAACACCCCCTTCCTGGTCCTGGGTTGCCTGGCCTTCCTGATCGTCACGGTGGCCGTGAATATCATGGCCAACTTCGTCGCCCCAGCCTTCGTGCTCAGCAACCTGGCGCCACGCCACCTGAACTTCCGTCGCGCGGGGCTGATCAGCGCCACCCTCGCGGTGTTGATCCTGCCCTGGAACCTGTACAACAGCCCGCTGGTGATCGTGTACTTCCTGTCGGGCCTGGGCGCCCTGCTCGGCCCGCTGTACGGGGTGATCATGGCCGACTACTGGTTGCTGCGCAAAGGCTGCATCAACGTGCCGCAGCTGTACAGCGAAGACCCGGCCGGCGCCTATCACTACACCAAGGGCATCAACCTGCGCGCCGTGGCCGCCTTCGTGCCGGCCGCACTGCTGGCCATCGTGCTCGCCCTGGTACCCAACTTCCATAGCGTGGCGCCGTTCTCCTGGCTGATCGGTGCCGGCATCGCCGCGGCCCTTTACCTGCTGATCGCGCCACGCAACCGCCACTACCTGGATGTCAGCGGTGAGTGCATCGCCGTTGACCACAGCAGCCACTGA
- a CDS encoding DMT family transporter, with amino-acid sequence MDSSLRRGSLEMVAAMLISGTIGWFVLVSGQPVLDVVFWRCVFGTGTLLVICAALGFLKPGVIGRTAFLLAIASGVAIVGNWVLLFASYSRASIAIGTAVYNVQPFMLVGLAAVFLGEKITLPKVTWLSVAFLGMLAIVSAHGAGQGSGEDYLLGIGLALGAAFLYAIAALIIKRLKGTPPHLIALIQVATGVLLLAPWVKLGGLPGETSALASLVTLGIVHTGVMYVLLYSAIQRLPTALTGALSFVYPIAAILVDWVAFGHRLAPLQWLGVALILLAAAGMQQGWWFSSARVAAKH; translated from the coding sequence ATGGACAGTTCATTGCGCCGTGGCTCGCTGGAAATGGTCGCTGCCATGCTGATTTCCGGGACTATCGGCTGGTTCGTGCTGGTGTCGGGCCAGCCAGTACTCGACGTGGTGTTCTGGCGGTGCGTGTTCGGTACGGGCACGTTGCTGGTGATCTGCGCGGCCTTGGGCTTTCTCAAACCGGGTGTGATCGGCCGCACGGCGTTTCTGCTGGCGATTGCTAGCGGTGTGGCCATCGTCGGCAACTGGGTGTTGCTGTTTGCCTCTTATTCACGCGCTTCGATCGCCATCGGCACCGCCGTTTACAACGTCCAACCGTTCATGCTGGTGGGCCTGGCGGCTGTGTTTCTGGGCGAAAAGATCACCTTGCCCAAGGTCACCTGGTTGAGCGTTGCCTTCCTGGGCATGCTGGCTATCGTCAGCGCCCACGGTGCGGGGCAGGGCAGTGGCGAGGATTACCTGCTGGGTATTGGCCTGGCGCTGGGCGCGGCGTTTTTGTATGCAATCGCTGCGTTGATCATCAAGCGCCTTAAAGGTACGCCACCGCACCTGATTGCATTGATCCAGGTTGCCACCGGCGTGCTGCTGCTGGCACCGTGGGTCAAGCTGGGTGGGTTGCCGGGTGAGACTTCGGCGCTGGCCAGCCTGGTGACCCTCGGCATCGTTCATACCGGTGTGATGTATGTGTTGCTGTACAGCGCTATTCAGCGCTTGCCTACCGCACTGACTGGCGCGCTGTCGTTCGTTTACCCGATTGCGGCAATTCTTGTCGACTGGGTGGCCTTTGGGCACCGGCTGGCACCGTTGCAATGGCTGGGCGTGGCACTGATTCTGCTGGCAGCGGCGGGGATGCAGCAGGGATGGTGGTTTAGTTCTGCGCGGGTTGCAGCCAAACATTGA
- a CDS encoding class I SAM-dependent methyltransferase has translation MTSPIQTLEQHLLAALDPAPQETRRLFHGRGRCWPGLEQVTVDWLQGVLSVALFREPPEGQLEELEAMLRNLAQRPQWHGQAILIQHRYLPDSPGQWLWGEPCQQREVVEDGLTYLLDLGVRQNNGLFLDMRYGRRWVREQAAGKRVLNLFAYTCGFSVAAIAGGAEQVVNLDMAKSALSRGRDNHRLNGHDASRVAYLGHELFKSWGKVRKYGPYDLIIIDPPTFQKGSFVLTQDYAKILRRLPELLSEGGTVLACVNDPGIGPEFLIEGMAEQAPALAFVERLENPPEFPDADPAGGLKALVFRQV, from the coding sequence ATGACCTCGCCGATCCAGACCCTTGAGCAACACCTGCTCGCCGCCCTCGACCCCGCCCCACAGGAAACCCGTCGCCTGTTCCACGGCCGTGGCCGCTGCTGGCCGGGCCTTGAGCAGGTGACGGTGGACTGGCTGCAAGGCGTGCTGTCGGTGGCGCTGTTCCGTGAGCCGCCTGAAGGCCAATTGGAAGAGTTGGAGGCCATGCTGCGTAACCTCGCCCAGCGCCCGCAATGGCATGGCCAGGCCATCCTCATCCAGCATCGCTACCTGCCGGACAGCCCCGGCCAATGGCTGTGGGGCGAGCCGTGCCAGCAGCGGGAGGTCGTCGAGGACGGCCTGACTTACCTGCTGGACCTGGGCGTACGTCAGAACAATGGCCTGTTCCTGGACATGCGCTATGGCCGACGCTGGGTACGCGAACAGGCAGCAGGCAAGCGGGTGCTCAACCTGTTTGCCTATACCTGCGGTTTCTCGGTAGCGGCCATTGCGGGTGGGGCGGAGCAGGTAGTGAACCTGGACATGGCCAAGTCGGCGTTGTCCCGTGGGCGAGACAACCACCGGCTCAATGGCCACGATGCGTCACGGGTGGCGTACTTGGGGCATGAGCTGTTCAAGTCCTGGGGCAAGGTGCGCAAGTACGGGCCCTATGACTTGATCATCATCGACCCGCCCACCTTCCAGAAGGGCAGCTTTGTGCTGACCCAGGATTACGCGAAGATTCTGCGGCGGTTGCCGGAGCTGCTGAGTGAGGGCGGGACCGTGCTGGCCTGTGTGAACGACCCGGGGATCGGGCCAGAGTTTTTGATCGAAGGCATGGCCGAGCAGGCGCCGGCGTTGGCTTTTGTCGAGCGACTGGAGAACCCGCCGGAGTTTCCTGATGCGGATCCGGCTGGGGGCCTTAAAGCCTTGGTATTCCGGCAGGTTTGA
- a CDS encoding histidine phosphatase family protein, with amino-acid sequence MKLPTFLRHRRHLLLSLALTAVAIPLALDAVESRAQPVDGTQTLVFLRHAEKPGEGLGQLNCQGLNRALDLATLLPERFGNADYVFAANPSRHVEEGSKDQSYSYIRPLMTITPSAIRQGLPVNIDYGANDTDALAEELLSDKYRNATVYTAWSHGYLPELINTVAGKALGEERVITEDWNGDDFDTLYVLTLTWHDGKASLLSRNVRQGLNDGAHSCPS; translated from the coding sequence ATGAAGTTGCCAACCTTTCTCCGCCATCGTCGCCACTTGCTGTTGAGCCTCGCGCTCACGGCTGTGGCCATACCGCTGGCGTTGGATGCTGTCGAAAGCCGTGCGCAGCCGGTCGATGGCACCCAGACCCTGGTCTTCCTGCGCCACGCCGAGAAACCGGGCGAGGGGCTCGGGCAACTGAACTGCCAAGGCCTCAACCGGGCATTGGACCTGGCCACGTTGCTGCCAGAACGTTTTGGCAATGCCGACTACGTGTTCGCCGCCAACCCATCGCGGCATGTCGAGGAAGGCAGCAAGGACCAGAGCTACAGCTATATCCGCCCATTGATGACCATCACCCCCAGCGCCATCCGCCAGGGGCTGCCGGTGAACATCGACTACGGTGCCAACGACACCGACGCACTGGCCGAGGAGTTGCTAAGCGACAAATACCGCAACGCGACGGTCTACACCGCTTGGTCCCACGGCTACCTGCCAGAACTCATCAATACCGTGGCCGGCAAGGCGCTGGGTGAGGAGCGGGTGATCACCGAGGACTGGAACGGTGACGATTTCGACACCCTGTATGTGCTCACGCTGACCTGGCACGACGGCAAGGCCAGCCTGCTCAGCCGCAATGTGCGGCAGGGCCTCAATGACGGTGCCCATAGCTGTCCGAGCTGA
- a CDS encoding sulfate ABC transporter substrate-binding protein, translating into MKKLFTASLLVAGLALGNLAQAAPTLLNVSYDVMRDFYKDYNPAFQKHWEAEHNEKVNVQMSFGGSSKQARAVIDGLPADVITMNMATDINALVDNGKLVPDNWVTRLPNNSAPFTSATVFIVRKGNPKALKDWPDLLKDGVQVIVPNPKTSGNGRYTYLSAWGYVLKQGGDETKARDFVGKLFKQAPVLDTGGRAATTTFMTNQIGDVLVTFENEAEMIAREFGRDQFEVVYPSVSAEAEPPVSVVDKVVAKKGTQAVAEEYLKYLWSPAAQEIAANNYLRPRDPAVLAKYTDRFPKVDFLSVEKTFGDWRTVQKTHFNDGGVFDQIYSGQ; encoded by the coding sequence GTGAAAAAACTCTTCACCGCCTCGCTGCTCGTCGCAGGCCTGGCCCTCGGCAACCTCGCCCAAGCCGCCCCGACCCTGCTCAACGTCTCCTACGACGTGATGCGCGACTTCTACAAGGACTACAACCCGGCCTTCCAGAAACACTGGGAAGCCGAGCACAACGAGAAGGTCAATGTGCAGATGTCCTTCGGCGGCTCGAGCAAGCAAGCGCGCGCGGTGATCGACGGCCTGCCGGCCGATGTCATCACCATGAACATGGCCACCGACATCAACGCCCTGGTCGACAACGGCAAGTTGGTGCCAGACAACTGGGTCACCCGCCTGCCGAACAACAGCGCGCCGTTCACCTCGGCCACCGTGTTCATCGTGCGCAAAGGCAACCCCAAGGCACTGAAAGACTGGCCCGACCTGCTCAAGGATGGCGTGCAAGTGATCGTGCCCAACCCGAAAACCTCGGGTAACGGCCGTTACACCTACCTCTCGGCGTGGGGCTATGTGCTCAAGCAAGGCGGTGACGAGACCAAGGCCCGCGACTTCGTCGGCAAGCTGTTCAAACAGGCGCCCGTGCTGGATACCGGTGGCCGCGCCGCAACCACCACCTTCATGACCAACCAGATCGGCGACGTGCTGGTGACCTTCGAAAACGAAGCCGAAATGATCGCCCGCGAATTCGGCCGCGACCAGTTCGAAGTGGTCTACCCAAGTGTGTCCGCCGAAGCTGAGCCACCGGTAAGCGTGGTCGACAAGGTGGTGGCGAAAAAAGGTACCCAGGCCGTGGCCGAGGAATACCTGAAGTACCTGTGGTCGCCAGCGGCACAGGAAATCGCCGCCAACAACTACCTGCGCCCACGTGATCCGGCGGTGTTGGCCAAGTACACCGACCGTTTCCCGAAAGTCGACTTCCTGTCGGTGGAAAAAACCTTTGGTGACTGGCGTACCGTGCAAAAGACCCACTTCAACGACGGTGGTGTGTTCGACCAGATCTACAGCGGGCAGTAA